A region of Ornithorhynchus anatinus isolate Pmale09 chromosome 5, mOrnAna1.pri.v4, whole genome shotgun sequence DNA encodes the following proteins:
- the LINS1 gene encoding protein Lines homolog 1 — MEARYQALQQLYREVLVGAPLNSSSHDYVFYLNPPLSAEDLCSSHQQNWSCAPEELIWSHPKSILDITPAASVNENVTPQRCNPREITLLQFTLIKMMIKKILNPETELSVKKKYIQIIETLLKPTEIDHKLIGLFGSSDKLLSHMAANCLASLLFFQLREKTNLNDTWLIYCVKTLSQYPKSDQVANCLWSLTAVIKEVLKDTCLNKAEILKQLLIPFDPIFEEFYSSVLSEHFENKQDTWLNRLLSFMDLLEVLVASRIHLKLHSTCQRILFCQPSYTLNIITRPIHNVVKRKVIVFLKKSLLQKVGEDLIKILPSKPFEQDPHLDMDMLALANAILQAVTVGWLKQLPFIGKPSHFGGSEDGTESNSPVGPDQGILRASSLAVLKSLELKIQNCSSAKEMKVDLQRFTSELLTFLKDHRQPSPQFSFHPCEWVSRVFIEQDDDMLEAAKALLSIYLKFTRLWREDPIELIQEREIWNLQTHENGYNPHCIFLFLLKNIGFDATVLLDFLISSETCFLEYFVKYLKLLQEDWAHFLIICKSFDAADSDGGLRDCTFITSLMQEGSSNQTELHLHVAFPVVKDCSLLSSASVSCPSGAIREQSGGQTTMPRQSDLLTLADNSSSPEILQSLVDYGSSEESDGESQIKDSLTNIKQTPLSHEGSTKIRETVWLNIDKNQNSLEPKAGYLDPKDCKTSSFSGCKAAPSRFAYEVGMCLKAVKCLETLQKAIYRLQQRHLFPYNPTALLKLLKGIEVKTKTLNTF; from the exons ATGGAGGCTCGATATCAAGCCTTGCAGCAGTTATACAGGGAGGTGCTTGTTGGTGCACCATTGAACAGTAGCAGCCATGATTATGTTTTTTATCTGAACCCACCTCTTTCAGCTGAAGATTTGTGCTCCTCACATCAGCAGAATTGGTCTTGTGCCCCTGAGGAATTAATTTGGAGCCATCCAAAATCTATTTTGGATATTACTCCTGCAGCATCAGTTAATGAGAATGTGACCCCTCAAAGATGCAATCCCAGAGAAATAACATTACTGCAGTTTACACTGATCAAGATGATGATCAAAAAGATACTGAACCCAGAAACAGAGTTAAGCGTGAAAAAAAAGTACATTCAAATCATTGAAACTCTCCTTAAGCCAACTGAAATTGACCACAAATTA atcGGCTTATTTGGAAGTTCAGATAAATTGTTATCTCACATGGCTGCAAATTGCCTGGcctcacttttatttttccagctaCGAGAAAAA ACAAACTTAAATGACACCTGGCTGATTTATTGTGTTAAAACTCTTTCTCAATACCCTAAGAGTGATCAAGTAGCAAACTGTCTCTGGTCCCTTACAGCTGTAATAAAAGAGGTCTTGAAAGATACCTGTCTGAATAAAGCAG AAATACTGAAGCAACTCCTCATCCCCTTTGACCCCATTTTTGAAGAGTTTTACAGTTCAGTTTTGTCTGAGCATTTTGAGAATAAGCAAGATACTTGGTTAAACAGATTGCTTAGTTTCATGGATTTGCTTGAAGTTCTCGTAGCTTCCAGAATCCACCTAAAATTGCATTCCACATGTCAGCGAATTCTGTTTTGTCAGCCTTCTTACACTTTGAACATTATTACTCGGCCTATTCATAATGTAGTGAAAAGAAAGGTCATTGTATTCCTTAAAAAGAGTCTTCTTCAAAAAGTGGGTGAAGATCTGATAAAGATATTACCTTCCAAACCATTTGAACAAGATCCTCATTTAGATATGGACATGTTAGCTCTGGCTAATGCCATTTTGCAAGCTGTGACTGTAGGATGGCTGAAGCAGTTGCCTTTTATTGGAAAACCTAGTCATTTTGGAGGAAGTGAAGATGGCACTGAAAGTAATAGCCCTGTTGGACCTGATCAAGGAATTCTGAGAGCTTCAAGTTTAGCTGTACTCAAGTCTTTAGAACTCAAGATCCAGAATTGTTCATCAGCAAAGGAAATGAAAG TTGATTTACAGAGATTCACATCGGAGTTACTGACTTTCTTAAAGGATCATCGACAACCTTCCCCACAGTTTTCTTTCCATCCCTGTGAATGGGTGTCCAGGGTCTTTATAGAACAAGACGATGACATGCTGGAAGCTGCTAAAGCACTACTAAGCATTTATTTAAAGTTTACTAG GTTATGGCGTGAAGATCCTATTGAGTTGATCCAAGAAAGAGAAATATGGAATCTTCAGACACATGAAAATGGCTATAATCCTCATTGTATATTTTTATTCCTCTTAAAAAACATTGGATTTGATGCCACAGTTCTTCTTGACTTTTTAATTTCATCGGAAACTTGTTTTCTTGAATACTTTGTAAAATATTTAAAACTGCTTCAGGAAGACTGGGCCCATTTTTTAATCATCTGCAAATCTTTCGATGCTGCTGACTCTGACGGAGGCCTACGTGACTGTACTTTTATCACCTCACTCATGCAAGAAGGAAGTAGCAACCAAACTGAGCTGCATCTTCATGTTGCTTTTCCTGTTGTAAAGGATTGTAGTTTGCTTTCTTCAGCTTCTGTCTCTTGTCCTTCTGGAGCTATCAGAGAACAGAGTGGAGGTCAGACTACGATGCCCAGACAGTCCGACTTATTGACATTAGCTGATAACTCATCTTCACCAGAAATTCTTCAAAGTCTTGTAGATTATGGCAGCTCAGAAGAATCTGACGGAGAATCCCAAATAAAGGACTCTTTAacaaacattaaacagacacctTTAAGCCATGAAGGCAGCACCAAGATAAGGGAAACTGTCTGGTTGAATATAGATAAAAACCAGAATAGCCTTGAGCCGAAAGCAGGATATCTGGATCCAAAAGATTGTAAAACCTCATCATTCTCTGGTTGTAAGGCAGCCCCAAGTAGGTTTGCCTATGAAGTAGGAATGTGTCTCAAGGCAGTTAAATGCCTAGAAACACTACAGAAGGCAATTTATAGACTCCAGCAGAGACATCTCTTCCCATACAACCCAACGGCACTTCTGAAATTATTAAAAGGCATTGAAGTAAAAACTAAAACTTTGAACACGTTTTGA